One Anolis carolinensis isolate JA03-04 chromosome 5, rAnoCar3.1.pri, whole genome shotgun sequence DNA segment encodes these proteins:
- the LOC100564451 gene encoding sodium-coupled monocarboxylate transporter 1: MSACLAPGGFGTFDYLVFAAMLLISAGIGVYYAVAGRQDTAADFLMGGRSLTALPVALSLTASFMSAVTVLGTPSEVYLFGAMFGVFALTYALVVILSAEIFLPVFYRLGVTSTYEYLELRFNRYLRLCGTMLFIFLTTLYTGIVIYAPALALNQVTGMDLWGAVVATGVVCTFYCTLGGLKAVVWTDVFQVGIMIAGFSAVIIRAIVVQGGIGRILNDSYHGGRLNFWNFSPDPLQRHTFWTIVVGGTFTWLGIYGVSQSQVQRYIACKTRFQAKLSLYINLLGLWAILCCAVLCGLAMYSIYKECDPWTATCVSAPDQLMPYLVLDILKKYPGMPGLFVASAYSGTLSTVSSSINALAAVTVEDLIKPYFKSLTEKQLSWISKGMSLFYGGVCIAMAALASLLGGLLQAALSIFGMVGGPLLGLFSLGILCPFANPWGAFVGLICGFTSSLWVGIGAQIYPPLPNTTMPLHLSTEGCNITNAGTESFWNASTEMPGSLQIQESERPVLADYWYSLSYLYFSTLGTLVTIIIGIVASLLTGGLRQKVDRKFMLTKEDFLSNFSCLKPKQEEKINVLSWKPFTGTDEGTDNPAFNHIEMNVTDSNEKINGVHT, encoded by the exons ATGAGCGCCTGCCTGGCGCCCGGGGGCTTCGGCACCTTCGACTACCTGGTCTTCGCGGCCATGCTGCTCATCTCGGCCGGGATCGGGGTCTACTACGCGGTGGCGGGCAGGCAGGACACGGCCGCCGACTTCCTGATGGGCGGCCGGAGCCTGACGGCGCTCCCGGTGGCGCTCTCCCTGACGGCCAGCTTCATGTCCGCCGTGACGGTGCTGGGCACCCCGTCCGAGGTCTACCTCTTCGGGGCCATGTTCGGCGTCTTCGCCCTCACCTACGCCCTGGTGGTCATCCTCAGCGCCGAGATCTTCCTGCCCGTCTTCTACCGGCTGGGCGTCACCAGCACCTACGAG TACTTAGAACTGCGATTTAACAGGTATCTGCGTCTGTGTGGGACTATGCTCTTCATTTTCCTGACG ACATTATACACTGGTATTGTCATTTATGCCCCTGCCTTAGCTTTAAATCAAG TTACAGGAATGGACTTGTGGGGAGCTGTGGTTGCAACGGGAGTAGTCTGTACTTTTTATTGCACACTG GGTGGTCTCAAAGCAGTAGTTTGGACAGATGTTTTTCAAGTTGGAATAATGATTGCTGGATTTTCAGCTGTTATTATACGAGCAATAGTTGTTCAAGGTGGCATTGGACGTATATTAAATGATTCCTACCATGGAGGAAGGTTAAATTTCTggaa CTTCAGTCCTGATCCTTTGCAAAGGCACACATTCTGGACAATTGTTGTTGGTGGGACTTTCACCTGGCTTGGTATATATGGAGTTAGCCAGTCACAGGTTCAGCGATACATTGCTTGCAAAACTAGATTTCAAGCAAAACT ATCTCTTTACATAAACCTCTTGGGACTGTGGGCAATTCTTTGCTGTGCAGTGTTGTGTGGACTAGCCATGTATTCCATTTATAAGGAATGTGACCCTTGGACTGCAACATGTGTATCAGCACCAGACCAG CTCATGCCATATTTGGTTCTGGATATCCTGAAAAAGTATCCAGGCATGCCGGGGCTTTTTGTAGCTAGTGCTTACAGTGGAACACTAAG TACAGTGTCTTCTAGCATCAACGCTTTAGCTGCTGTGACTGTAGAAGATTTAATAAAACCTTACTTCAAATCACTCACTGAAAAGCAATTGTCTTGGATTTCAAAGGGGATGA GTTTATTTTACGGGGGAGTGTGCATTGCTATGGCTGCATTGGCATCACTTCTAGGAGGTTTGTTGCAG gcAGCTCTCAGTATTTTTGGTATGGTTGGTGGGCCTCTCCTGGGATTATTTTCTTTGGGTATCCTTTGTCCTTTTGCCAATCCATGG GGTGCATTTGTCGGTCTCATTTGTGGATTCACTTCTTCCCTTTGGGTTGGAATTGGAGCTCAGATATACCCTCCACTTCCCAATACCACTATGCCATTACATCTCTCAACTGAGGGCTGCAATATAACCAATGCAGGCACAGAAAGCTTCTGGAATGCATCTACGGAAATGCCAGGTTCTTTGCAAATTCAAGAATCTGAAAG GCCAGTCCTTGCAGATTACTGGTATTCCTTGTCCTATCTATACTTCAGCACACTTGGAACACTGGTCACAATCATCATTGGAATAGTAGCCAGCCTTTTGACAG GAGGACTGCGACAGAAAGTGGATCGGAAATTCATGCTTACCAAAGAAGATTTTCTGTCTAATTTTTCATGTTTGAAACCTAAGCAA gaagagaaaataaatgttttaagttGGAAGCCATTTACTGGGACAGATGAAGGAACTGACAATCCAGCCTTCAATCATATTGAAATGAATGTAACAGACAGTAATGAGAAAATCAATGGTGTTCATACATGA